Genomic DNA from Nitratidesulfovibrio vulgaris str. Hildenborough:
CGGCGGGCTACGCGCCCTTGCGGCGCACCATCGCGCGCATCCTCGCCGACCAGGGTGTTCCGGCGACACCCGACACGGTGCTCGTCACAGCAGGCTCACAGCAGGCACTCCATCTTGTGGCGCAGGTCGTCCTGAAACCGGGAGACCCCGTGTATGTCGAAACGCCATCCTACGCCGACGGCATGGCGCTCTTCCGCACACTGGGGTTACGCATCGTACCCGTCTTCACAGACAGCGAAGGCATGTCCGCCGAGGGACTGCGCGAAGCCATCGCCCGCCACGGACACGGGCTCGTCTTCACCATGCCCAATTTCCAGAACCCCACGGGCATCTGCATGAGCGGCCAGCGCAGACGACGGATTGCGGCCATCGCCGTGGCGCACGGTGTTCCAATCCTCGAAGACGACTATGTGGGTGACATCAGATACGAAGGGTATTCACAGCCTTCGCTACACAGCCTCACTCCGCCCGGACACACCTTTTACGCAGGGACGTTCTCCAAGATGCTGGTCCCCGGCCTTCGCATGGGGTACCTCGTGGCCGAAGGGCCGGTGCTGCGGATGCTGGCACGGGTGAAACGCATGTACGACCTCTCCACCTCCAGCGTCGTACAGCGCACACTGGAACGCTTCGTCGACCTCGGCAGCTACCGTGCCCACCTCACCCGCGCGTGCCGTATCTACAAGGTGCGTCGTGATGCCCTTCTCGACAGCGCAGTGCGCCACCTGCCGGACGATGTGACCATCGCCCCCGTGCGGGGCGGGTTGTTCGCATGGATGACGCTGCCGGAGGGGGTCGGTGCCACTGTGCTGGCCCACGAAGCGGCGCGGCATGGCGTGACCGTGACTCCGGGTACCCCCTTCTTCGCAGAAGGGCTGGAAGGTGAACGACACCTGCGCATCAACTTCACCCAGCACGACCCCGAGATTCTCGAAGAGGGAATGCGCCGCCTTGCACGCGCCATCGCCCGCTGCCGCAAGGGAAAGCACTGTGCCTGACGCCGGATATCGGATAAAAATCCGAAAAGTGACGTTGGCACATTGACAAGCGTGCCGACTCTCTATACAACGGCTCCTCGCTGATGGGCTGTCGTTCAATTGGCAGGACGACGGATTCTGGCTCCGTTAATCTAGGTTCGAGTCCTAGCAGCCCAGCCAAGCACCCCCCTTATTGCGTCCCTATCGTCTAGCCCGGCCCAGGACAACGGCCTTTCACGCCGTCGACAGGGGTTCAAATCCCCTTGGGGACGCCACTGAAGTCATGCCCTCATGTTCCCACATGAGGGCTTTTCCTTTTCTGCGCGACGCATAGCTTCTAGAGATATAATGCGTTGTCCGGGCAAGGCCTCCGTGTCATACTGCATGGTTACCACGCCTCCATAAGGAGCCGCCATGCAGCACCAGCCCCCTGCCCCCCCTCCACGGCACGCTCTCGACGCGCTTGTGGATGTCACCACGCGCCGCCCCCGACTGTCGCGGCTGCTTTCGCTCGTCGCCGTACTGGTGCTCGGTGCCGCCTGTATCGTGGTGTTCTCCATATATGCCCGCACGATGGATGAAATCCGCAGGGACCACAGACACATCGCGGAACGGCACGCCCGCGAGGTCGAATACTTCATGGAGTCACGTCTTGATACGGCCCAGGCCATCGCCGACATGGGCAGCAGCCTCCTGAACGAAGGTAGCCCCCCCCTGCCCTGGGTCGCCGATGCCCTTGCCCCCGTCCCCGAACGTTACGGCTATGCGCTGAATCATGACAGCGCACCGCCGTTCACAGCCGGAAGCTCACTCACGGGACTCGGCCCTGTGCCCCTGACGCATGATACCCTGCGAGAGATGACCATGTCGCTACGGCTGCTCATCCTCTTGCGCGAGGTCTTCCAGCGCGACAACACCACCCCGTGGGTCTATTACACCTCGGAACGAAGGTTCATGCTCATTCACCCGGCGGCGCCCCCTTCATCCTTCTTTTTCGAGGACATCGTACTGGAACTGCCCTTTCATACGCTGGCGCGCCCGGACGCCAACCCGGCACGCGCCCATTATCTTACCCCGCCCTACCTCGATACGGCGGGAAAGGGCTGGATGGTGACAGCCGGTGGCCCCGTCTATGAACGTGACATCTTCAGGGGCAGCCTGTGCATCGACATCTCGTTGCGGCAACTTCAGGGCATCGCAAGCCACCACCTCAAGCACGATGTACGCATCGTCATCACCACGCCCAAGGGGGAGTTGCTCGCTGACAGCGCCATGGAAG
This window encodes:
- a CDS encoding GGDEF domain-containing protein; its protein translation is MQHQPPAPPPRHALDALVDVTTRRPRLSRLLSLVAVLVLGAACIVVFSIYARTMDEIRRDHRHIAERHAREVEYFMESRLDTAQAIADMGSSLLNEGSPPLPWVADALAPVPERYGYALNHDSAPPFTAGSSLTGLGPVPLTHDTLREMTMSLRLLILLREVFQRDNTTPWVYYTSERRFMLIHPAAPPSSFFFEDIVLELPFHTLARPDANPARAHYLTPPYLDTAGKGWMVTAGGPVYERDIFRGSLCIDISLRQLQGIASHHLKHDVRIVITTPKGELLADSAMEGDMSTHDSLLALPQHLSQAMADIRSQREVGVMHAGYTVFHVPLNDLGWHLLLTMPTRNIANDALFAALPVGGILVLLAVSIWLLYILAVALRTNRELSIRDSLTGLHNRRFFDEVLAMELARAARGERGFGLLIVDVDRFKEFNDTYGHAEGDLALQHLARVLVSSSRELVDMAYRLGGEEFAIIAHVDDALQLDDVARRVCAELRSLSLPHTASRSGILSVSIGGAMLQSGEVSTADTLYRRADTALYRAKQAGRDTHWIDGLTHPAPSL
- the pdxR gene encoding MocR-like pyridoxine biosynthesis transcription factor PdxR, whose translation is MNIPLDRSLSLPLYAQVAAFIRAQIERGALEPGMRLPSIRRLSQDLGVNRVTIETAYGELEADGLVTARGGSGTFVLPPFPACALPSLDGRAVPAAPPAATGRKRGTASSASDAATVELPRWQQALCDRRPDLSCDLMIPLQVPGPDEGPIALASGNSDARLFPLASFRRTLRTVLARDGIKALEYEDPAGYAPLRRTIARILADQGVPATPDTVLVTAGSQQALHLVAQVVLKPGDPVYVETPSYADGMALFRTLGLRIVPVFTDSEGMSAEGLREAIARHGHGLVFTMPNFQNPTGICMSGQRRRRIAAIAVAHGVPILEDDYVGDIRYEGYSQPSLHSLTPPGHTFYAGTFSKMLVPGLRMGYLVAEGPVLRMLARVKRMYDLSTSSVVQRTLERFVDLGSYRAHLTRACRIYKVRRDALLDSAVRHLPDDVTIAPVRGGLFAWMTLPEGVGATVLAHEAARHGVTVTPGTPFFAEGLEGERHLRINFTQHDPEILEEGMRRLARAIARCRKGKHCA